A single region of the Sorghum bicolor cultivar BTx623 chromosome 7, Sorghum_bicolor_NCBIv3, whole genome shotgun sequence genome encodes:
- the LOC8076589 gene encoding DNA topoisomerase 1 beta yields MAVVNPSNNPAMFDDDDDVPLSFKRTSNSLKTARPTPSKQEGSSGGAARPTPSKQEGSSGGSGNPARPKPVAHNLQKNGVTGASRPVHMKPLSSTPNHRPSGSGQPNSSAQHSSKGNNSIDKSKLKRPLVKDERSDDSDDEVPIGLRRKAEEKKLKRVDTAVHKADDSDDDDKPLSLKINSSKMSNNSVSKPVLQRIAPKVEQPDEDSDDDKPLASRLPNNACPKSGGNVSEDSEDEKPLAARFSKVAGSGNLKTASSSKGLNSDTNGQRSLGKRPLDNSNQTSLAIKKAKPSNVSASASVKREIKTDDNDNTPLAQRLKMGESSKGKPPAKSIVKKSPASAKDIKKLKGKGKLKKNMKNSQFSKTMRVPPGSGEGKKWTTLEHNGVIFPPPYKPHGVKMLYNGQPVDLTPEQEEVATMFAVMKDTDYAGKPTFIDNFFTDWRKILGKNHIIKKFELCDFTPIYEWHLREKEKKKQMTTEEKKALREEKLKQEEKYMWAVVDGVKEKVGNFRVEPPGLFRGRGEHPKMGKLKRRIQPSDITINIGKGAPVPECPIPGESWKEIKHDNTVTWLAFWNDPISQKDFKYVFLAASSSLKGQSDKEKYEKSRKLKGHIQRIRENYTKDFKNKDVTRRQIAVATYLIDKLALRAGNEKDDDEADTVGCCTLKVDNVTCMPPNKIQFDFLGKDSIRYFNTVEVEELVYKAIEGFRAGKKPGEGLFDKIDTTRLNAHLKDLMPGLTAKVFRTYNASITLDGILHEETEDGTLLEKIAVYQRANKEVAIICNHQRSVSKSHESQMIKLNEKIDELKSQMEELKADLSKAKKGKPLGYDKEGKQKRNLAPEAIEKKIAMVEGKIDKMEMDKKIKEDLKTVALGTSKINYLDPRITVAWCKRHEVPIEKIFNKSLIAKFGWAMDVDPDFRF; encoded by the exons ATGGCGGTTGTCAACCCTAGCAACAACCCTGCTAtgttcgacgacgacgacgatgttcCCCTTTCGTTCAAGAGGACGAGTAACTCTTTGAAGACTGCCAGGCCCACCCCGTCTAAGCAAGAGGGGTCGTCAGGAGGCGCTGCCAGGCCCACCCCCTCCAAGCAGGAGGGGTCGTCAGGAGGCTCTGGGAACCCTGCCAGGCCCAAACCTGTGGCTCATAACCTGCAGAAGAATGGCGTGACCGGGGCTTCGAGGCCAGTGCATATGAAGCCACTGTCATCCACTCCTAACCATCGGCCTTCAGGGTCTGGCCAGCCAAATAGTTCGGCACAACATAGTTCAAAGGGTAATAATAGCATTGACAAGAGTAAACTGAAAAGACCTCTTGTGAAGGACGAGAGGTCTGACGATTCGGATGATGAGGTGCCGATTGGGTTGAGGAGAAAGGCTGaggagaagaagttgaagaGAGTTGATACTGCGGTTCATAAGGCAGATGACTCAGATGACGATGATAAACCATTGAGTCTCAAGATCAACTCGTCCAAAATGTCTAACAACAGCGTGAGTAAGCCTGTTCTGCAGAGGATTGCACCGAAGGTTGAGCAGCCTGATGAAGATTCAGATGATGATAAACCATTGGCAAGCAGGTTGCCCAATAATGCTTGTCCAAAAAGTGGAGGTAATGTCTCTGAAGATTCAGAGGATGAGAAGCCATTGGCTGCCAGATTTTCAAAAGTTGCTGGCAGTGGGAACCTAAAAACAGCTTCTTCCAGCAAAGGATTAAACAGTGATACAAATGGCCAGCGAAGTTTGGGTAAAAGGCCTCTAGACAATAGTAATCAAACAAGTTTAGCTATTAAGAAGGCAAAACCTTCAAATGTTTCAGCTTCTGCAAGTGTTAAAAGAGAAATCAAGACAGATGACAATGACAACACACCTCTTGCACAAAGGCTGAAAATGGGAGAGTCTTCGAAAGGCAAGCCACCTGCAAAGAGTATCGTCAAGAAGAGTCCTGCTTCTGCGAAGGACATCAAGaaactgaaagggaaagggaaaTTAAAGAAGAACATGAAAAATTCTCAGTTCTCCAAGACAATGAGGGTCCCTCCTGGATCTGGTGAAGGAAAGAAATGGACTACCTTGGAGCACAATGGCGTTATTTTCCCTCCTCCGTACAAGCCTCATGGTGTAAAAATGCTTTACAATGGGCAACCTGTTGATCTGACACCAGAACAAGAGGAG GTTGCAACAATGTTTGCTGTTATGAAAGACACAGACTATGCGGGCAAGCCAACATTCATTGATAACTTTTTCACTGACTGGAGAAAAATTCTTGGTAAAAACCATATTATCAAGAAGTTTGAGCTTTGTGATTTCACACCAATATATGAATGGCACCTCAgagagaaggagaagaagaagcagATGACAACAGag GAGAAAAAAGCATTGAGGGAAGAGAAATTGAAACAAGAGGAGAAGTACATGTGGGCTGTTGTAGATGGTGTTAAAGAAAAG GTTGGAAATTTCAGAGTAGAACCGCCTGGCTTGTTCAGGGGACGTGGAGAACATCCAAAG ATGGGAAAACTAAAGCGACGCATTCAACCAAGCGATATCACGATAAATATTGGAAAAGGAGCTCCAGTCCCTGAGTGCCCGATACCTGGAGAAAG TTGGAAAGAAATCAAACATGACAATACTGTTACATGGTTGGCTTTTTGGAATGATCCAATTAGCCAAAAGGATTTCAAGTATGTTTtcctggcagcaagcagctcaCTGAAAGGGCAAAGTGACAAAGAGAAGTATGAGAAGTCCAGAAAGTTGAAG GGTCACATACAAAGAATTCGTGAGAATTATACAAAAGATTTCAAAAACAAAGATGTGACGAGGAGGCAAATTGCTGTGGCTACATACCTTATAGATAAACTAGCCCTTAGGGCAGGCAATGAAAAG GATGATGACGAAGCTGATACTGTTGGTTGCTGTACGCTTAAGGTTGATAATGTTACGTGTATGCCCCCAAATAAGATTCAG TTTGACTTTCTGGGTAAAGATTCGATAAGATACTTTAACACCGTAGAGGTCGAAGAGCTTGTGTACAAGGCAATTGAGGGTTTCCGTGCTG GAAAGAAGCCGGGAGAAGGTCTCTTTGACAAGATTGATACAACTAGGCTAAATGCTCATTTGAAGGATCTAATGCCTGGGCTTACTGCAAAAGTGTTCCGTACATATAATGCTTCCATCACATTGGACGGAATT TTGCATGAAGAAACAGAAGATGGAACTCTTCTAGAAAAAATTGCTGTCTATCAACGAGCAAACAAAGAG GTTGCCATAATCTGTAACCATCAGCGTAGTGTCTCAAAATCACATGAATCCCAGATGATTAAACTGAATGAAAAGattgatgaattgaag TCCCAAATGGAGGAGCTGAAAGCAGACTTGAGCAAAGCAAAGAAAGGGAAGCCTCTAGGATATGATAAAGAGGGGAAGCAAAAGAGGAACTTGGCTCCTGAAGC GATTGAAAAGAAGATTGCAATGGTTGAAGGCAAGATAGATAAGATGGAGATGGACAAGAAGATAAAAGAGGATCTGAAGACTGTTGCACTTGGAACGTCAAAGATCAACTACCTTGATCCTAGAATTACCGTGGCATGGTGCAAACGCCATGAGGTCCCTATTGAGAAG ATTTTCAACAAATCTCTTATCGCGAAATTTGGATGGGCAATGGACGTCGACCCGGACTTCAGATTCTAG
- the LOC8067851 gene encoding oxysterol-binding protein-related protein 2A isoform X1, translating to MTQSMRGGGSGRGHGKGQYSSSSNNHHLHHTALCCLSAAPPLPGDATPTLTPEPEAAAAAAAGPAVAVEGVLHKWTNYGRGWRERWFSLRDGVLSYSKIRADAGARARAGAADGDDREVRLIGSRVGGARRTEKPAGVVFLKVSAFRESKSDDRRFYIFSPTKTLHLKTDSKDDRVAWIEALILARSVYSLGSLSGRVTFVQSDASISTARLRDRMHQEGLNESLIQDCEQIVLSEFSSYRKQLKRRYEDYLSLFGSCRHHFEEGKDGSITQEALTRNDFSSSRHGNFSEYSTTESDEHEFEKHDGGELTFEDESTFFDSVDYFTESDNRSSTMLSSQEVVDSQTHDSTNNIVPQIRRRIRLPEPTEKEKGISLWSIIKDSVGKDLTRVCLPVYFNEPLSSLQKCFEDLEYSYLLDQAYQHGKVGDSLMRILKVAAFAASGYASSVARPCKPFNPLLGETYEADYPDRGVRFFAEKVSHHPMLIACHCEGKGWKFWGDSNVKSKFWGQSIQVEPVGTLTLEFEDGEIFQWNKVTTTIHNLILGKLYCSHHGTMHIKGNRQYSCKLKFKEPSLLDRNPHIVQGFVEDNNGNKASFLIGKWDESMYCSDSDTFKVKSADQLKGASLLWEKNKPAPNPTRYNLSSFAITLNELTPGLQEKLPPTDSRLRPDQRHLENGEYEKANAEKLRLERRQRMSTKLQDNGWKPRWFEQDTEDGTYRYKGGYWETREKGCWDGCLDIFGEFVET from the exons ATGACGCAGAGCATGAGAGGCGGAGGGAGCGGCCGCGGCCACGGGAAAGGCCaatacagcagcagcagcaacaaccaccacctccaccacacCGCGCTGTGCTGCCtctccgccgcgccgccgctgccggggGACGCCACGCCGACGCTGACGCCGGAgccggaggccgcggcggcggcggcggcgggaccgGCCGTCGCGGTGGAGGGCGTGCTGCACAAGTGGACCAACTACGGCCGCGGGTGGCGGGAGCGCTGGTTCTCGCTCCGGGACGGCGTCCTGTCCTACTCCAAGATTCGGGCCGACGcgggggcgcgggcgcgggcgggcGCGGCGGACGGAGACGACAGGGAGGTTAGGCTGATCGGCTCCAGGGTGGGAGGAGCCCGCCGCACGGAGAAGCCCGCCGGCGTCGTTTTCCTCAAG GTGTCAGCATTTCGGGAGAGTAAGTCGGACGATAGGAGATTCTACATATTTTCCCCCACCAAGACGCTTCACTTGAAGACGGACTCGAAAGATGACCGTGTTGCCTGGATTGAGGCCTTGATCCTGGCAAGGAGTGTTTATTCTCTCGGGTCACTCAGTGGGAGAGTAACTTTCGTGCAGAGTGATGCTTCGATTTCAACAGCAAGGCTTAGAGATCGAATGCATCAGGAGGGTCTGAATGAGAGTCTTATACAGGACTGTGAACAGATTGTGCTTTCTGAGTTCTCAAGCTACCGGAAGCAACTGAAGCGGCGTTACGAGGATTACTTAAGCTTGTTTGGATCCTGCAGACATCATTTTGAG GAAGGTAAAGATGGAAGTATAACACAGGAGGCATTGACAAGAAATGACTTCTCTAGTTCTCGGCATGGAAATTTTAGCG AATATAGCACCACAGAATCTGATGAGCATGAGTTTGAGAAGCACGATGGAGGTGAATTGACTTTTGAAGATGAATCTACattctttgattctgtagactACTTCACAGAGTCAGACAACAGATCGTCAACCATGTTAAGCAGTCAGGAAGTTGTGGATTCCCAAACACATGATTCCACTAACAACATAGTGCCGCAAATCAGACGACGGATTAGGCTGCCTGAGCctactgagaaagagaaagggaTCAGTCTCTGGTCCATTATTAAAGATAGTGTTGGAAAGGATTTGACACGAGTTTGTCTTCCAGTTTACTTCAATGAACCACTCTCATCCCTTCAGAAgtgctttgaagatttggaatATTCATACCTCTTGGATCAAGCATATCAACATGGAAAAGTG GGGGACAGCCTCATGAGAATTCTCAAAGTAGCTGCTTTTGCGGCCTCTGGTTATGCTTCATCTGTTGCAAGACCTTGCAAACCATTCAATCCATTGCTAGGAGAGACCTACGAAGCTGATTACCCTGACAGAGGAGTTCGTTTTTTTGCAGAAAAG GTTAGTCATCATCCAATGCTGATTGCCTGCCACTGTGAAGGCAAGGGCTGGAAATTCTGGGGCGACAGCAATGTCAAATCCAAGTTTTGGGGGCAGTCAATTCAAGTTGAACCAGTTGGCACTTTGACTCTGGAATTTGAGGATGGTGAAATCTTCCAATGGAATAAG GTCACAACGACCATTCACAATCTCATTCTTGGGAAGTTGTACTGCAGCCACCATGGAACCATGCACATAAAAGGGAATCGTCAGTATTCATGTAAACTGAAGTTCAAAGAGCCATCACTTCTTGACCGGAATCCTCATATA GTACAAGGCTTTGTAGAGGACAATAACGGGAACAAAGCTTCGTTTTTGATAGGGAAGTGGGATGAAAGCATGTATTGTAGTGATTCTGATACTTTCAAGGTGAAGAGCGCCGATCAACTGAAAGGTGCCTCGCTGCTGTGGGAAAAGAACAAACCTGCTCCTAACCCAACACGATATAATTTGTCTTCATTTGCGATCACACTGAATGAGTTAACCCCAGGGCTGCAG GAGAAACTTCCACCTACTGATTCACGGCTGAGACCAGATCAGCGCCACCTAGAGAATGGTGAATACGAGAAGGCGAATGCAGAGAAGTTGAGATTGGAACGACGACAAAGAATG TCTACGAAACTTCAAGACAATGGCTGGAAACCCCGGTGGTTCGAACAGGACACCGAGGACGGGACGTATCGCTACAAAGGCGGATACTGGGAAACAAGAGAGAAGGGCTGCTGGGATGGGTGCCTCGACATATTTGGGGAATTTGTCGAAACATGA
- the LOC8067851 gene encoding oxysterol-binding protein-related protein 2A isoform X2, giving the protein MHQEGLNESLIQDCEQIVLSEFSSYRKQLKRRYEDYLSLFGSCRHHFEEGKDGSITQEALTRNDFSSSRHGNFSEYSTTESDEHEFEKHDGGELTFEDESTFFDSVDYFTESDNRSSTMLSSQEVVDSQTHDSTNNIVPQIRRRIRLPEPTEKEKGISLWSIIKDSVGKDLTRVCLPVYFNEPLSSLQKCFEDLEYSYLLDQAYQHGKVGDSLMRILKVAAFAASGYASSVARPCKPFNPLLGETYEADYPDRGVRFFAEKVSHHPMLIACHCEGKGWKFWGDSNVKSKFWGQSIQVEPVGTLTLEFEDGEIFQWNKVTTTIHNLILGKLYCSHHGTMHIKGNRQYSCKLKFKEPSLLDRNPHIVQGFVEDNNGNKASFLIGKWDESMYCSDSDTFKVKSADQLKGASLLWEKNKPAPNPTRYNLSSFAITLNELTPGLQEKLPPTDSRLRPDQRHLENGEYEKANAEKLRLERRQRMSTKLQDNGWKPRWFEQDTEDGTYRYKGGYWETREKGCWDGCLDIFGEFVET; this is encoded by the exons ATGCATCAGGAGGGTCTGAATGAGAGTCTTATACAGGACTGTGAACAGATTGTGCTTTCTGAGTTCTCAAGCTACCGGAAGCAACTGAAGCGGCGTTACGAGGATTACTTAAGCTTGTTTGGATCCTGCAGACATCATTTTGAG GAAGGTAAAGATGGAAGTATAACACAGGAGGCATTGACAAGAAATGACTTCTCTAGTTCTCGGCATGGAAATTTTAGCG AATATAGCACCACAGAATCTGATGAGCATGAGTTTGAGAAGCACGATGGAGGTGAATTGACTTTTGAAGATGAATCTACattctttgattctgtagactACTTCACAGAGTCAGACAACAGATCGTCAACCATGTTAAGCAGTCAGGAAGTTGTGGATTCCCAAACACATGATTCCACTAACAACATAGTGCCGCAAATCAGACGACGGATTAGGCTGCCTGAGCctactgagaaagagaaagggaTCAGTCTCTGGTCCATTATTAAAGATAGTGTTGGAAAGGATTTGACACGAGTTTGTCTTCCAGTTTACTTCAATGAACCACTCTCATCCCTTCAGAAgtgctttgaagatttggaatATTCATACCTCTTGGATCAAGCATATCAACATGGAAAAGTG GGGGACAGCCTCATGAGAATTCTCAAAGTAGCTGCTTTTGCGGCCTCTGGTTATGCTTCATCTGTTGCAAGACCTTGCAAACCATTCAATCCATTGCTAGGAGAGACCTACGAAGCTGATTACCCTGACAGAGGAGTTCGTTTTTTTGCAGAAAAG GTTAGTCATCATCCAATGCTGATTGCCTGCCACTGTGAAGGCAAGGGCTGGAAATTCTGGGGCGACAGCAATGTCAAATCCAAGTTTTGGGGGCAGTCAATTCAAGTTGAACCAGTTGGCACTTTGACTCTGGAATTTGAGGATGGTGAAATCTTCCAATGGAATAAG GTCACAACGACCATTCACAATCTCATTCTTGGGAAGTTGTACTGCAGCCACCATGGAACCATGCACATAAAAGGGAATCGTCAGTATTCATGTAAACTGAAGTTCAAAGAGCCATCACTTCTTGACCGGAATCCTCATATA GTACAAGGCTTTGTAGAGGACAATAACGGGAACAAAGCTTCGTTTTTGATAGGGAAGTGGGATGAAAGCATGTATTGTAGTGATTCTGATACTTTCAAGGTGAAGAGCGCCGATCAACTGAAAGGTGCCTCGCTGCTGTGGGAAAAGAACAAACCTGCTCCTAACCCAACACGATATAATTTGTCTTCATTTGCGATCACACTGAATGAGTTAACCCCAGGGCTGCAG GAGAAACTTCCACCTACTGATTCACGGCTGAGACCAGATCAGCGCCACCTAGAGAATGGTGAATACGAGAAGGCGAATGCAGAGAAGTTGAGATTGGAACGACGACAAAGAATG TCTACGAAACTTCAAGACAATGGCTGGAAACCCCGGTGGTTCGAACAGGACACCGAGGACGGGACGTATCGCTACAAAGGCGGATACTGGGAAACAAGAGAGAAGGGCTGCTGGGATGGGTGCCTCGACATATTTGGGGAATTTGTCGAAACATGA
- the LOC8067850 gene encoding sm-like protein LSM2: MLFFSYFKELVGKEVTVELKNDLAIRGTLHSVDQYLNIKLENTRVVDQDKYPHMLSVRNCFIRGSVVRYVLLPQDGVDIDILHDATRREARGG, from the exons ATG TTGTTCTTCTCCTACTTCAAGGAGCTCGTGGGGAAGGAGGTGACAGTGGAGCTCAAGAATGACCTGGCGATCCGCGGGACGCTCCACTCGGTTGACCAGTACCTCAACATCAAGCTGGAGAACACCCGAGTTGTTGACCAGGACAAGTATCCCCACATG CTGTCAGTGCGGAACTGCTTCATCAGGGGCTCGGTGGTGCGGTACGTGCTGCTCCCGCAGGACGGCGTGGACATCGACATCCTCCACGACGCCACCAGGAGGGAAGCGCGCGGAGGCTGA
- the LOC8076590 gene encoding MDIS1-interacting receptor like kinase 1, producing the protein MKHAWGDPPALAAWTWTAATSAAGAHCRWPYVQCDSSSRVTTLKLVSVNITGPISDAIGVFSNLAKLDLSNNSIDRRPLEYNGLTGTIPTELGELSLLETLSLAYNSFDPGKLPTSFRNMTKLVRLWAGGCGLVGNFPSYVVIMKTELELLNLADNSLTGSLPPEVWSLNKLQFLIVATLPDT; encoded by the exons ATGAAGCACGCGTGGGGTGATCCGCCGGCGCTCGCGGCATGGACATGGACCGCCGCCACCTCGGCCGCGGGGGCGCATTGTCGTTGGCCATACGTGCAATGCGACTCGTCCAGCCGAGTCACGACCCTCAAGCTCGTTAGCGTCAACATCACGGGCCCCATCTCGGACGCCATTGGAGTCTTCTCCAACCTTGCAAAGCTCGACCTCTCCAACAACAGCATCGATCGCCGGCCG CTGGAGTACAACGGCCTCACAGGCACTATTCCGACAGAGCTTGGCGAGCTGAGTCTCCTCGAGACATTGTCGTTGGCGTACAACTCGTTCGACCCAGGAAAGCTACCAACATCGTTCAGGAATATGACCAAGCTTGTCAGGCTATGGGCTGGAGGATGTGGCCTCGTCGGCAACTTCCCGAGCTACGTGGTGATTATGAAGACAGAGTTGGAGCTTCTGAACCTTGCAGACAACTCGTTGACAGGAAGCTTACCTCCTGAGGTTTGGAGCCTCAACAAGCTTCAGTTCTTAATTGTTGCAACCTTACCGGACACCTAG